aaattgaaattgagCCTGAGCCTGAGCCTGAGCCTGAGCCTGATCCTGAGCCTGAGCCTGAACTTGAACTTGAGCTTGAGTTTGAGCCTGAGCCTGAACTTGAACTTGTACTTGAGCCTGAACCTGAATACAATCTTGAAGAAGAATGCATTAATATTGAGAATGAACCTGTTGAAATAAAAACAGAAAACTACTTGCTTGAGAACAATGATACTTTGAGACTTACAGATAAAACTTCAGTAAtaatgaaagaaaataaggaaGTAACACTAACAGAAGATCAAAAAGAGATTAATGGGTTAAGTTTAAGTAGTGAAAAGAAATGGAGAATGAAAATTGAGAATATTATGAAAAGCAATGATAAAAGCtctcaaaatattaactaTGTTGTTAATATGGGAGAAAACTACAACAAAAATAGCAGCTTCCATCTCAGAGACAACACTATAATAAGTAGCATTAACAACAATAGCACCACTTCTACTACTgctactactactactacttGTATTACCAACGCTATTAATGATGTAAATGAAAATAGTTTATTATACAACAAAGACCTAAAAATAGGagtaattaaagaaattgagCAAGAACTTAGAGAATGCAAGCTTTCTTTGAATACTAATAAAGAacattcaaatatattgaagaaaattagtaatattGACTTAAATAATAGGGAATTCGATTCCAGCTTTGATCTGAACCTTGATCTTAATTTAGAACTAGATATAAACCTTCAAACAGATCTAGAATGTGAATTTGGTCCAGAATCTGAAcatgaaaataaacaagactttattaataactttaacTCCAAAAATGATACTGAAAATGATTACAATATGCTAATAATGCCACATAAATACTCTCCTACTGAGATAAAAATTCAACCAAGTATCTTCTCATTTGATGTTTCATTAGATACTAAAAGATCTAACCTCGATAACTCATATTTAAACAAAGAAAtcaatcaaaataatagaGATTTTAGCAAAACATATATTAACAATCTTGATGCTCGatcatttgaaataaaactatctgataaaaaaattgaggCGccaaataaagaaattaatctcttggaattaaataattattacaaaGATTATGACGAACACGCAAAAGTTAAACCTGAAGATTCGAACGATTTAGCAAAAACATTGAATTTATCGTGTGGGGTAGATGAAAAAATTCATCCATCTGATACATCAAAGACCcctgaaaatattatcacaGCTATTAAATTGCTGGCTATAGTTAGAGATATTAAAAGGCAAATCAAGCTTATTAAAAATCAacataataaatttgacCAAGCTCACTCACCTAGAAAGGACTTTGCGCGCGCAAGGCAAAATATGACAAATTTGtaaattctaaaaataatgaataacTATGGGATTTTTGAGTTAAATGAACATGCTGATAGGGTTGTAGTTTATCTTTATCTGgataaagatttatttatacAATTTGGCTCTTATATGGATTCTTTTAATACACTTGATTCTAAAGATAAATGTTTAGAAACAagtataatatttaataatggCAAATTATGGTTAGAGGTAAAGGGAACTTTAGATAAACAAAATTCGAATTCTAAGTTTAGTGGATCTATGGAAGacataataattttaaataataatcagTTTAATTTAGAGAAGcaattatcattttcaaattttaaaatttttttaaaacttCCAAATCGTCTTCAAGTACAGGATGTTTTATCTGTTAGTTATTACCATGATAATATTCCAAGCAAAATTTCCACTGGATCTGAAATTAAAACTCAAGAGGCTACTCCCAtcttattttcaagaattgTTTTaagtttgaaaaataaactttCTCTACTTACCTTATCTACTTTAGTTACTGATCAAAGCTGGGACCAGCCAAATGAATTAacttttattgaaaaagatgAGTCTGTTTGTCTGGATCTCGAAACATCACTGTTAAATCATTTACTAATCAAAAAACCTGATGATCATGAAGatttaacaaataaattaaatataaactGTAAAAAATGTGGTTTTTTGCTTTCAGAATACTATGAAAATTGGGTAACTGCTCCACTTCCAAGTGAAATGTTTATTCATGGTTCAGAAATGCTTACATGTGATAACTGTCATCCTGTACtttcatcaaattcttcaacTTATTGCCATCATGATTTTGGAGCAAGACCAAATTGGATATGCTTAGGAAACTATCATATTTCTATTCATACAAATAACGCTTCACTTGATCATCTACTTTTTCAGAAAGAGAGTGATTCAATTCTAGACCAAACTATAGAGacttttttcattaatgaTATCAACAATATTTACTATTCTGGAAAAAAAGTTCtgtattcattattttgtCAAAACTGTGGTGATAAACTCGGTTGGAAAAATTATCAAGATAATCACAtcaatttttggaaatCAAAAGTTCTACTTAATCTTATCTCTAATCAAAAAGTTGTCTCAACTCTTTTTGCAAACTATTCCATTGCTTCTCTAGCTATAcattatattgaaaagtACTTAAAACAATACTCAAagttatatattataaattcaAACGAAATGGGGgatatcaaaaataaagacGCCATttctatatatattattaaaaagaatgtTATTAAACTAAAGACTCAGCTCTTTATTGGCTGTTTATTTGAACATATTGAGTCGCAAGCTCAActatataataaaagatctattatatataattctaTCAAAATCTCCTATAATTTAGATACTGGTGACGTCATTAAGTCTAATGAACACCAAATTAAACTTGAAAAAGAACAATTCTGTCAAATTGTGAGAAgtattcaagaaaatactttatttaaCAAGAATTCATATCTTAGTATTCCTATTTTATCCAGTGATTTAGTATGAATCTCATTTTatactaatattaacaTCTATATATGTTTTTAATTTTCCAtgtaaatctttaattaattcctGTTATTTGTCTCTAAGTTGATACTGGTCCCGTTATGTCTccattttaattaattttgggGGAGGGAGAAATTACACACAAAAATGCAGATCTGAAAATACCCAggataaataataacaagAGGTTGACCAGCCTTTCATGCATTTTTTTGTTGTAAAAGAAACAAcaaatgaaagaaaaagaagattcaaacatttcagaaaaagagaaaattaatagttGGCTTGAGAAACAAATTCTAATTTGGAATGGGATTCCAATAAATAAGTTATCaggaaaaaataaagtttcTCAACTCAgctcaaatattaaagttaagAATGAGGACAATTTAATTACTGACAAATgtaaagaaacaaaaaagCTTGATTTGGAtgagaaaaagaaagaaaatataagGCAAGAAATTTCATGTAgcaatacaaataaaatagaaaagaatGAGAAGAATCAAAATGGTGATATGAGACTAAGATTCAAGGACTGGTCAGATTTACATAATTACTTACTAGTATCAATGAAACAAGGATAGAaattaaagtaatattatgattaatatataaatgtaAAATTGTAGTTTTAGTGGTTGTAATGAAATGATCAAGTTATCAATTCATAAAGATGTTCTCACTAAGTAACTAATGTGAGTGATtagtagtaataataacaaaatttgaatttgaataacTTTGATAAATGTTTgaattgataaaattaattagacTTGTAATTAAggcattttcaaattcttacTCTGTGCTTCAGTCCAAGCCTTAGCAATAGTTCTCTTCATCTCATCATCTCCTTCTTCatacatttttttcataaGGTCTTGGATTCCGGCCATAGGATCTTTCATTCCAGCTCCACCCATATCACCAAAGTTACCCATGCCTGAACTTGGATCAGAGGTAGCAGAAGTTTTCTTGAGAGGGCTATCCTTATAAGATAGTCTTGGCCATTTACTTGAATTATTAGCTTTTTTAAGAGTGATAACAATCATatcttttttaactttGTGAGAACACTCTTCGGGAGAAATAGTATCATGCAATTTGACAGTAAAAGAGTAGAATTTGTTATCCAAATTTTTGACATACATTTCAACATTGtcttttccaaattttatCTCGATGCAATCAGGTTTGTCCTGAACTCCAACtaaatcaatatatattttaacaCTTTTATCAGATTGATCCCAGCTATATTTTGTTATAGAAGTATAAGCTTCTAGTGGAAGGTTTTCATTTTGTTTCTTTGAAATGCTTTCAGGTACGTTATTAACATTCAATTGATTATATTCCAAATTCTTTCTTCCTGCATCAGAAATACACATATTTCTTTGCTTCTCCTCTAACAATCTGATCTGATTACttaaaatcattttaaCTCCATCTCTTTTGCATTGTGTTTTCAATGCTTTCAATTCATTTAAGTCGCCTTGTATTATACTTAGATTGCTCATCCCTTGAATTTACActtttttaagaaatttaCTCTTTTGAGAATATCAACACGAGCTTTTTATTAGAAGTTGactattttttaattacttgtttttcttttgacTTGTAATAACATTTACATATTTTCGTGAGACGTAAACtgttttggcgccaattcATATTTGagtaaaaaatttttaaaaaatcatGCAAGGAGTGAATATATAATGtgagaaaatattatttgatcaaatattgattaaATGGTTTGTGATAAATGCGAAATAAACATAGTAAAACAAACAGAATGTGTAATTTGCTATCACTTAGAGACTTTAGGCAAGAATATCGAAAATACTTATATAGTAAACTGCGAACAAAATCGTAAAAAtaagatttaataattaaagaaaggaTTTAAAGTTTCTGAATAATGAAACTAATTTTAAAGCCAAAAGTGATAATATAAAGCAAAATTGACTATAATAATTGCAAAATTCtctaatgaattaattagtTATTGCTAagtaaattcaaataatttttgaaaattactTCATTGCATCCCAAtgatttgtttttatttgcATTAGAGTCAACATTTTCAATTGGGTTTTCTGGTAATGggattctaataatttcacAAGCACTATCCAAAATCCacttattcttttcaatgatatttttaagCTCAGTAGAATCTTTGGGGAAATCAAGTAACTCGCTTAAAACAGCAGTGCTAATGCAACTGTGAGAACAATTAACTGAATAGATAATAATGTCACGAATAGAATCGTAAAATCCTTGTATCTTCTCAACCTTGCTTCTGAGTTGATcatttgtttttaataagTTCCACATATTTGCATATCTACAACTagttaataaatcattaagTTGTATAATTTGCTTTATATTTGGGTCATTTTGAACTGACAATGGAATTTGATAAGTGCATGATAGAAAGTCAGATGATAATGGACCTCTTATTATTGAGAGCAATAAAATATCCTGTACAATTTCTAGATTGGTTCTTTTAGGgtaaattgaatattgtAGTAAAACAactaaattatttaaaatactATATTGACCTTTAATAATCTGGTCTCTCACGCAATTCTCGAATATATCCAAATTTGAGACATCATATCTAGATGCTGAGTTAAGTAAACTCGTAATTTTCTGATCAACTTGTGCCATTTTGAGTAAAAATAGATTTAAGATCAGCTCCTCGTCTTGATCAATAACTGactttttataaatttgtattattcCCAGGTTCAAACAAAAACCGAAATTTTATACCTGAGTATCTTCTCCAACTAGTcctttaaaaaatataaatttggacagattataaaaatttgacaaatttctattttttaaaaagtgAATTTTATCCTTGGAAGtaattatcaatttctttaaataattatttatattactttttaataCTATAACTATCAAACATTTCAGAAATTGTTAGCAAGTTGCAATAAGACCTATTTAATACGCCTAATTTgactttaaataattaattgtaattattaatctctttttattaattaataatttatttgtcAATTTATATTGTGTTTATGTGGGCGCcaataaattattagaaatttgaattaatagaacatgaaaattattaaaaagacAAGATTTATCAAcaagtaataattaaacACTTGTTCTTATAATAGTTTGTATAAGGAATATTACagttttttgtttattagtatacattcttatttttttaacttctaaattaattttgaatgtGCTGATTGCCAATTAGTAACGCACACTTAGTTGCTTTTTATTGCTACCCTATAAAAAcattattttctctttaaCTAAAAATCTGAGAAGGTATTTAATCATGCTTTTTAGTTTAACAGAAATGTATGAACCATTCTGCTccataaaaaaataaggaaggttttttaaaaaaaaaagaaacaacACCGATTATTAATTAGATATTATGATGGGTAGTATGCAAGTAACACTACTGGACTTCgtataaaatatttcaagatATAGTTTTAGAGAACCTAGTTGAAAAAAGCTAGAAGGTTAATATAATGAATCTGaaattttttctaaatcaTATTCatctaataaaataattaatatagtATAAGAAAATTGTTGCCTTTTTtctaaaagaaataaaaaaaactcTATCCATAATTAAATACTTGTATATTAAATAGATATTTTAAACTATAAGCTATATTAGCTTGATAACAGTATTCTCCAACTTAATTAGACTAGCGCTAGCtaagttattaatattaatacaaaataatatatattgtGTGCGtgtgttttttttaaataaacttATCCTAAATGGCTAATATTTCCCGCCtatatgaaataattaGAGGCTACATAAAGTTGGCGGGCAGGCGGTAGATATTATGAAAGTTAGTCAAATATACAAGATTAAATATTACAATTTACCCCAAATTACcagataaaaaaaaaatataaatatatataaacatatatatatatatatatatatatatataaatatatattgttcataattataaatCATTTACGAAGTACATATTTTCCAAGTAATATATACTACTGAATTACTATTTACAGCTGGAAATTTGCTTACAGGTTAATTACAAAGATCCGCAATGGCTTCAACTAATATACATAGCCGTCGCAATGAGGACATAGATTTGGAAAGCCAAGAGTTTGAGTCCTTTTCTAAAAGTGTAAGACATGGCTTCATTCGTCGTGTGTACATGCTTGTAGCTCTACAAGTTTTGTTTGATTTGGCTTTATCATTAATGGTCATAAATGTTCCATCGTTGAAATTATTCATGCTTAGAAACTTATCAGTTATTAAAATGACTGCTTTTGCATTTgcattaatttcatctttgTTGTTCTTCTTCTTGTATAACTATTCAAACTTATTGCAAAATCATTCAAGTAAGATGGCATTTTTCTGTATAATGACAATTTCAGAAGGAGTACTTCTCTCACTATTAGCACTACTTgttaatacaaaatatttgCTAATGGCGCTTGCTTTTACTTCAATCATTGTTATCTCATTAACGATTTTCTCGTTCCAAACAAAGTATGACTTTACATCATATCAAGCATTCATATTTTATGGAACTATTGCATTTGCAGTATTCTCCACCATTTATATGTTCTTCCCAACTGTCAGAATTATCGAGTTAATTATATCACCGATCgcaatatttttcttttcatttgCACTTGTGCAAACAACACAAAGCATTATTGGTAATGGAAAGCAAATGATTTACGAGGATGATTATGTTCTGGGAGCCTTATTGATTCACTCTTATATTATTGACATTTtcatatatattttgaGGTTTATTCTAGCAGTCTTCGAAAGAAACtaaatttctaaaattttTAGATTATTATTGTGGGAATATATGTAACAAGCTACCTGTAATTTTATTGGGATTGAACTTATTTAACtactaattattttttatttttattttttttttgttatatTTGTTTGCTTTCTTCGATACTTTAAACCTGAACTATGAATTCAAAACAAAATCGTTCGGGCGCGCCAAAATTTACGTTGTGTGTTCCCGCCAATTTgcttatttttgttttttttattgtCCTTATGggattattataattacttcaatatcatcattaagaagttattaataaaaaaacagTTTTCTAGGAAATTATTGGTGACTTTCAGAGGACCCAAATCAAGCaagaaaattttgttttgtATTTGAGTATTGCtacttttaattttaagtagctaattaatatttttgttgtttatagaaataaaatgatAAATGGCTGATTCTGATATGAATAATGATCTTCCCACTCTCAGTGGTGCAGATACAGAAACAAACTTTGTTGAAACTGTAAGTTTTACctcttttcattaaaatgAGTTACATTATGGGGGGAATATTTGTTTCCATTGAGATCTTGTCTTAAAGATCATTAATGTAACTAATGTTTAATGCAAATTAACAATTgcctttattattaaaaattattaacttatttttaatgTAGAACAACGAAATACCGTTATGGGCAATCATTACTATATCCGTCTTATCATGTATGCTAGTTTGTATTGTAATTGCATTTCTAATTATATACTTCAGAGAAAGGGAAAGAACTAAAACCCGAGAAAGAATTGAAAGACAATTCAGAATGGCAGAGACGAAGAAGCTGACCAGGTATTTGCAAACTTTAAGAGAAAGGATGATGTTTAGGAACCAAAATGCTCAAATTAACCGTCAGCCAAATTCCAATTTTCAGAATGGATTTCCAGTTAATGTTGGACCCCCAAGGGGACAAATGCAGTTTAACCATCCTCCGCCTGTCGGACCACCTCCGCCTGTTGGCCCACCTCCACCTGTTGGTCCACCTCCACCTGTTGGTCCACCTCCACCTGTTGGACCACCTCCACCTCAAATGTTTAATCAAATGGGTCATCCTGTCAACTATCCACCTCAAATCCAACAGCCAGTTTTTACCAATGCTCCTCCATTTGCCCCCCCAGTAATCCCACCACAAAACTTCGCACCTAATTGCTCTGCTCAGCCAATTAATATACCACCGCCAAATTGTCCTCCAAACAACTCAAATATTACCCAAGGAACAATTTCTTTAACTGTTCATGACCCATCATTAATACCAGAAGGACCGCCTCCGACTCCACCTCCTGGATATGTGACTGTTCCGATTGTCTTGCAAAACGAAAACCACCAATAGAGAGAAACTGTTATTTAAAGTTAAGAAAggttttttaattcaaattttaatttaagttataaaataaatccagtaaaaaaaaatattttaatttatccTAAATTTTatactttttttcatttatctttctttttactaatttcttaattaattttgtcactattatttttttgcatGTGGACAAATTACTAATCATAATTACCATACCGGTTTTGTAATATATTACTAATACCGTGCATAATTCATGCGGCAAAATtatgatattaaaaataataataaaaaatttgcaTGTCATAGATTAAAGAGCAAGTGgatgaatttatttggaattaatggTGGAATTTTAAGGAGAATTGGTTTGAGATTTGGTGTGAGATATTGTTTTTTgtataattaaagaaagtgTTCAAATACTAGAATTTtgtaaaaaatataaaacaaaataaaaataaattctgTAAAAATTAGTGGAAATACATTGGAAAAAGtgaaataagaaaaaatctttattatttactatGGTAAAAAGGAGTGCAAAAGAAGTAACCAGTAATTACAATGAATCATATGAGAAtggaatatattataaacaattaaataaaCAAGATACTAGAAATTCGGACTTCgtaaatgaatttgaaataaagaatGTAACTACACTTCAAGaggaaaagaataattataataaaaagttgATTGAGAATGGGCTGAACAACATTTGCAGAGTAATTGTACTGGATTGGCTTATAGGGGTACATAGAAAGTTTCAATTCAGGCCTGCAACTATCCATATTGGGATAACTTTATTTGATAGATTTATCAGACTAAACAATAAACACGGATTGATAAACTGTGACAATCTTCAATTAGTTGGAGCAACCTGTCTTCACATTGCATCCAAGTACGAAGATATGAACCCAGCGGTTCTATTAGATTACTGTATAATGAGTAATTCAGAATTCAATCCTAAAGACATGATAAATATGGAAGTTGAAATACTAAATACTTTGCATTTCAAAATAGCAGATAATACTACACTTATTGACTATTTGgattcattttttgaatatggAATTTTGAAAGgagtaaataaaaaaaagctaccaaaatatttctattcaaGTGCTTTGTATATATCAGAATTATCTTTACTTCACCAAGCAATGATATTTTACCGTCCAAAAGTACTTTCAACATCAATTTTACTACTTCTATGTCTGCtatttgaaaaagatgAGTCAGAAAGAAACAATTTGTCcatattaaaagatttaaagtattcattaaaaagattttcaaaaattaataatatcacaAAGGAAATTCGAATATGTATTAAAAGCTTATTAGGTATAATTAAAGAACAATTCTTTCTAGAggtaaaaattaaagaaggatttgaaaattctattattgGGGTTAATccagaagaagaaataccATTTATATACTTGAAAGATTTAACAAGTAAGTGGAGAAATGCATATACAAACTTATATAAGAAAATTTCAAGTTTAAGAACTTGAATATTGCTAAAAGTTAATGTAAAGAAATGTGTTAAATTGCTTTGATTATTATCCTCATTTATCTTAATTACTATATTCGCATAAACTGGTAACTATAAAAAGTGGCAAACATCTAAAATGTTGGCGGAAACTAtgtaattttaatttattcaaattaataaaaataattaaatttaattaataaaaataataataatgaagtATCAAATCCACATTAACAAGAATCTCTAAAGTTTTGATTTTGAGTGTATATAGATGAAAgtagaaaaaattaaagaaattaaagcACCAGGAGATGGAATACTTTCAGTATCTTTCCAACCCCATCCAATCACTGAAAGATGGGATAAAGAAAGAGTTGCTATTTGTGGAGAAAAGGGGGTTCATATTTGGtcatttgaatataatggTAACCACAAAAAACTAGCATTTATTGAAAGTTCAACATGCGCTTT
This is a stretch of genomic DNA from Cryptosporidium parvum Iowa II chromosome 3, whole genome shotgun sequence. It encodes these proteins:
- a CDS encoding hypothetical protein (transcripts identified by EST), with the translated sequence LQRSAMASTNIHSRRNEDIDLESQEFESFSKSVRHGFIRRVYMLVALQVLFDLALSLMVINVPSLKLFMLRNLSVIKMTAFAFALISSLLFFFLYNYSNLLQNHSSKMAFFCIMTISEGVLLSLLALLVNTKYLLMALAFTSIIVISLTIFSFQTKYDFTSYQAFIFYGTIAFAVFSTIYMFFPTVRIIELIISPIAIFFFSFALVQTTQSIIGNGKQMIYEDDYVLGALLIHSYIIDIFIYILRFILAVFERN
- a CDS encoding eIF-3 p25/subunit 11 (transcripts identified by EST), which codes for NFGFCLNLGIIQIYKKSVIDQDEELILNLFLLKMAQVDQKITSLLNSASRYDVSNLDIFENCVRDQIIKGQYSILNNLVVLLQYSIYPKRTNLEIVQDILLLSIIRGPLSSDFLSCTYQIPLSVQNDPNIKQIIQLNDLLTSCRYANMWNLLKTNDQLRSKVEKIQGFYDSIRDIIIYSVNCSHSCISTAVLSELLDFPKDSTELKNIIEKNKWILDSACEIIRIPLPENPIENVDSNANKNKSLGCNEVIFKNYLNLLSNN
- a CDS encoding cyclin — translated: NKKKSLLFTMVKRSAKEVTSNYNESYENGIYYKQLNKQDTRNSDFVNEFEIKNVTTLQEEKNNYNKKLIENGLNNICRVIVLDWLIGVHRKFQFRPATIHIGITLFDRFIRLNNKHGLINCDNLQLVGATCLHIASKYEDMNPAVLLDYCIMSNSEFNPKDMINMEVEILNTLHFKIADNTTLIDYLDSFFEYGILKGVNKKKLPKYFYSSALYISELSLLHQAMIFYRPKVLSTSILLLLCLLFEKDESERNNLSILKDLKYSLKRFSKINNITKEIRICIKSLLGIIKEQFFLEVKIKEGFENSIIGVNPEEEIPFIYLKDLTSKWRNAYTNLYKKISSLRT